GATGGTCGGCAACGTCATCCAGTCGCAGTTCCTGCGGGTGCTCGACTACCCGACGGCGGCCGCGCTCTCCTTCCTGCTCATGGCCGCCGTGCTCGTCGCGGTCACCGTCTACATCCGCCGCGCCGGAACGGAGGACCTGGTCTGATGCGCCGGCTCCGCGAGAAGCTCGTCCCGCTGGCGGGACTGCTGACACTCGCCTACCTGCTCCTGCCGAACGTCGTCGTGACGGTGTTCTCCTTCAACGACCCGGTGGGGCGGTTCAACTACTCCTGGCAGGAGTTCTCGACCGCCGCCTGGAGGGACCCGTGCGGCGTCGCCGACCTGTGCGGCTCGCTCGCCCTCTCCCTCCAGCTGGCCGCCTGGGCCACGCTCGGCGCGACCGTCCTCGGCACGATGATCGCCTTCGCGCTCGTCCGGTACCGCTTCCGGGCGCGCGGCGCGGTCAACTCGCTGATCTTCCTGCCGATGTCCATGCCCGAGGTCGTCATGGCCGCCTCGCTGCTCACGCTCTTCCTCAACATGGGCGCCGAGCTCGGCTTCCTGACCGTCCTCATCGCGCACGTCATGTTCTGCCTGAGCTTCGTCGTCGTGGCGGTCAAGGCCCGGGTGCTGTCCATGGACCCCCGCCTGGAGGAGGCGGCCCGGGACCTGTACGCGGGCCCGGTGCAGACCTTCCTGCGGGTCACCCTGCCGATCGCGGCGCCGGGCATCGCGGCCGGCGCGCTGCTCGCGTTCGCCCTGTCCTTCGACGACTTCATCATCACGAACTTCAACGCGGGCTCGACGGTCACCTTCCCCATGTTCGTGTGGGGCTCGGCCCAGCGCGGCACGCCCGTGCAGATCAACGTCATCGGCACGGCGATGTTCGTCATCGCGGTGCTGCTCGTCGTCGCCGGGCAGTTCCTCGCCGCCCGGCGCAAGCGTACGGAACACCTCCGGTAACACCCGCACCCTGAGGGAGTTGGAAGCCATGGCCCCCGTCGCCATGCGGACCGCTGCACGATCACTCTCGGACGCCCAGCCCGTCCCCTTCTGGCTGGAAGACCCCGGCAGGCCCGCCGCCCGCCCCGCCCTCGCCGCGACGGACCACTGCGACCTGCTCGTGGTCGGCGGCGGCTACAGCGGACTGTGGACGGCGCTCCTCGCCAAGGAGCGCGACCCGCGGCGGGACGTGGTGCTCATCGAGGGCCGGGAGGCGGGCTGGGCCGCCTCCGGTCGCAACGGCGGCTTCTGCGCCGCCTCCCTCACCCACGGCTTCGGCAACGGCCTGGCCCGGTGGCCGGACGAGCTGCCGAAGCTGGAGGAGCTCGGCGCGCGCAACCTCGACGCCATCGAGGCCGCCGTCGCCGCGTACGGCATCGACTGCGACTTCGAGCGGACCGGCGAGATCGACGTGGCCACCGAGCCCCACCAGCTCGCCGAGCTGCGGGCCACGTACGAGGAGGCCCGCCGCCTCGGCCTCGCCGACGGGCTGGAGCTGATGGACCGGGACGCCGTGCGCGCGCAGGTCGACTCCCCGACGTTCCTCGGCGGGGTGTGGGACCGGCGCGGCGTCGCGCTCCTGCACCCGGCGAAGCTCGCCTGGGGCCTGAAGCGGGCCTGCCTGGAGGCGGGGGTGCGCGTGTACGAGAACACCCGCGGCCTCGACCTCGCCCCGGACGGCGCCGCCATGGCCGTGCGGACGCCGTACGGCCGGGTCGTCGCCCGGCAGGTCGCCCTCGGCACCAACGTCTTCCCGTCCCTGGTGCGGCGCACGCGGCTGTACACGGTGCCCGTCTACGACTACGCCCTGATGACCGAGCCGCTGACCCCGCAGCAGCTGGCTGCCGTCGGCTGGCGTGGCCGCCAGGGCCTGGGGGACAGCGCCAACCAGTTCCACTACTTCCGCCTCAGCGCCGACAACCGCGTCCTGTGGGGCGGCTACGACGCGATCTACCCGTTCGGCGGACGCGTGCGGACGGAGCTGGACCAGCGCCCCGAGACCTACCTCACCCTGGCGGAGCACTTCTTCCGCTGCTTTCCGCAGCTGGAGGGCGTGCGGTTCACCCACGCCTGGGGCGGCGCCATCGACACGTGCTCCCGCTTCTCGGTCTTCTTCGGCACGGCGCACCGCGGCCGGGTCGCGTACGCCGCCGGCTACACCGGGCTCGGCGTCGGCGCGTCCCGGTTCGGCGCCGAGGTGATGCTGGACCTGCTGTCGGGGGAGCGCACGGAGCGCACCGAGCTGGAGATGGTGCGCAGGAAGCCCCTGCCGTTCCCGCCGGAGCCGTTCGCCTGGGCGGGCATCGGCGTGACGAAGTGGTCGCTGGCCCGCGCCGACGCCAACGGCGGCCGCCGCAACCTCTGGCTGCGCGCCATGGACCGCCTCGGTCTCGGCTTCGACAGCTAGGAGATGCCCCTGAGGTCGCCGGGGGTGCCGCTGGAGGGCGCCGCCGGGGGTGCCCCCGACCGACCCGTACGCGCCGGCGCGCGCCCCCGCGGGCCGGTTCACCCCTTCGTGGTGGCCGAAGCCGCGTAATGATCCCTGCCCGCCCGGCTCTCCCCGTGTGACGGCGCTGCCCTGACGGGCAGTCGGACACGGACAAGGAGGCTGTGCGCGATGACAGGTACGGGGGCTTCGGGCGGGCCCGGCTCGGCGGGGGCACGGGCGGCGGTGGAGTGGCTGGCGTCGGCGGCGCCCGACCCCGACGTCTGCCGCCGGGAGTGGGAGCGCAGCCCGCTGGGGACCGCCCTCCTCCCGGCGGGGCGGCGCTGGGACGTGCTGATCGTCCCGGGATGGCTCGGCCACCCGGCGCTGGACGTACTCCAACGGCTGGTGGAGCGCCCCGGGCCGGTGCTCCGCGGCTTCGGCGGCGAGCGGACGGGGTTCTTCGTACCCGTCGGCACGGCCGCGCGGTGGGTCGGCACCGGTACGCGCGCCGCCGGCCGGGGCGCCTGGATCGCCGTGCCGCACCCGGGCCGGGTGGTGGGCGCGGCCCGCTGGCTGGTCGTGCCGGACGGCTCCGGCACGCTGACCGACCCGGCCCTGCTGGAGCTGGCGCTGCACGAGGCCGCGGGGCGCATCGCCGAGGGCGGTGGCGGCGGGAGGGCTTGACAACCGAATTGGTCTGGACCATGTTGTGCGCGCCGCACCCTCGACACCCCCACCCCCGGGAGCAGTTGTGGACCGCACACGTCGCCCCAGACCCCTCGCCGCCGCGCTGGCGGCCGTACTCGCGGCGGGCGTCCTCGCCGCCGCCGCGCCCACCGCCCAGGCGCACCCCCGCACCCGGCCCGCGCCGGAGCGGTTCCACACCGCCCCCGCACGGACCGATACCGCCGCCGCGCCGGCCCAGGCCGCGCCCGCCGCCGACGCCGAACTGGCCCGCAACGGCGGCTTCGAGGCCGGCCTGGACGGCTGGACCTGCTCGGTGGGGAGCGGCGCCGCGGTCGACGCGCCCGTGCGCACCGGCACCCGGGCCCTGCGCGCCACCCCCGCGGGCGGCGACCACGCGCGCTGCTCCCAGACCGTCGCCGTCCGGCCCGACGCGGCGTACACGCTGAGCGGCTGGGTGCGCGGCGGCCTCGCCTACCTCGGCGCGTCCGGCACCGGCACCACCGACGTCTCCACCTGGACCCCGTCCGCCCCCGACTGGCAGAAGCTCACCACCACCTTCCGCACCGGTCCCGCCACCCGGTCGGTGACCCTCTACACCCACGGCTGGTACGGCACCGCCGCCTACCACGCCGACGACCTGTCCCTCACCGGCCCGGGCGGCGACCCGGCGCAGCT
This portion of the Streptomyces changanensis genome encodes:
- a CDS encoding ABC transporter permease — protein: MRRLREKLVPLAGLLTLAYLLLPNVVVTVFSFNDPVGRFNYSWQEFSTAAWRDPCGVADLCGSLALSLQLAAWATLGATVLGTMIAFALVRYRFRARGAVNSLIFLPMSMPEVVMAASLLTLFLNMGAELGFLTVLIAHVMFCLSFVVVAVKARVLSMDPRLEEAARDLYAGPVQTFLRVTLPIAAPGIAAGALLAFALSFDDFIITNFNAGSTVTFPMFVWGSAQRGTPVQINVIGTAMFVIAVLLVVAGQFLAARRKRTEHLR
- a CDS encoding NAD(P)/FAD-dependent oxidoreductase, yielding MAPVAMRTAARSLSDAQPVPFWLEDPGRPAARPALAATDHCDLLVVGGGYSGLWTALLAKERDPRRDVVLIEGREAGWAASGRNGGFCAASLTHGFGNGLARWPDELPKLEELGARNLDAIEAAVAAYGIDCDFERTGEIDVATEPHQLAELRATYEEARRLGLADGLELMDRDAVRAQVDSPTFLGGVWDRRGVALLHPAKLAWGLKRACLEAGVRVYENTRGLDLAPDGAAMAVRTPYGRVVARQVALGTNVFPSLVRRTRLYTVPVYDYALMTEPLTPQQLAAVGWRGRQGLGDSANQFHYFRLSADNRVLWGGYDAIYPFGGRVRTELDQRPETYLTLAEHFFRCFPQLEGVRFTHAWGGAIDTCSRFSVFFGTAHRGRVAYAAGYTGLGVGASRFGAEVMLDLLSGERTERTELEMVRRKPLPFPPEPFAWAGIGVTKWSLARADANGGRRNLWLRAMDRLGLGFDS